In Nocardioides marinus, one DNA window encodes the following:
- the ccrA gene encoding crotonyl-CoA carboxylase/reductase — translation MQHILDAIQAGQTGDATSQDFANLALPESYRAVTVHKDEVDMFEGLASRDKDPRKSLHVEDVALPELGPGEAFVAVMASAINYNTVWTSIFEPVSTFGFLERYGRLSELTKRHDLPYHVVGSDLAGVVLKTGPGVTQWKPGAEVVAHCLSVELEDPAGHDDTMMDPQQRIWGFETNFGGLATIALVKSNQLLPKPAHLTWEEAASPGLVNATAYRQLVSKNAGQMKQGDNVLIWGASGGLGGFATQYALNGGANPICVVSNEEKAKICRSMGAEMIINRSEENWKFWNDDNTEQNPKEWQRLGKKIRELTGGEDIDIVFEHPGRETFGASVYVTRKGGTITTCASTTGFMHEYDNRYLWMNLKRIVSSHFANYREAYEANRLIDQGKIHPTLSKTYTLDEVGQASLDVHHNKHQGKVGVLCLAPEEGLGVRDHEKRAKHLDAINRFRGV, via the coding sequence GTGCAGCACATCCTCGATGCGATCCAGGCCGGCCAGACCGGCGACGCGACCTCGCAGGACTTCGCGAACCTCGCCCTGCCCGAGTCCTACCGTGCCGTGACGGTGCACAAGGACGAGGTCGACATGTTCGAGGGCCTGGCGTCCCGCGACAAGGACCCCCGCAAGTCCCTGCACGTCGAGGACGTCGCGCTCCCCGAGCTCGGTCCGGGCGAGGCGTTCGTCGCGGTCATGGCCTCGGCGATCAACTACAACACCGTGTGGACCTCGATCTTCGAGCCCGTCTCCACCTTCGGCTTCCTCGAGCGCTACGGCCGCCTCTCCGAGCTGACCAAGCGCCACGACCTGCCCTACCACGTGGTCGGCTCCGACCTCGCCGGCGTCGTGCTCAAGACCGGCCCGGGCGTCACCCAGTGGAAGCCGGGTGCCGAGGTCGTCGCGCACTGCCTCTCGGTCGAGCTCGAGGACCCCGCCGGTCACGACGACACGATGATGGACCCCCAGCAGCGCATCTGGGGCTTCGAGACCAACTTCGGCGGCCTGGCCACCATCGCCCTGGTCAAGTCCAACCAGCTGCTGCCGAAGCCGGCCCACCTCACCTGGGAGGAGGCCGCCTCCCCCGGCCTGGTCAACGCCACGGCGTACCGTCAGCTCGTCTCCAAGAACGCCGGCCAGATGAAGCAGGGCGACAACGTCCTGATCTGGGGCGCCTCCGGCGGCCTGGGCGGCTTCGCCACGCAGTACGCCCTCAACGGCGGCGCCAACCCCATCTGCGTGGTCTCCAACGAGGAGAAGGCCAAGATCTGCCGCTCCATGGGCGCGGAGATGATCATCAACCGCTCCGAGGAGAACTGGAAGTTCTGGAACGACGACAACACCGAGCAGAACCCCAAGGAGTGGCAGCGCCTGGGCAAGAAGATCCGCGAGCTCACCGGCGGCGAGGACATCGACATCGTCTTCGAGCACCCGGGGCGCGAGACCTTCGGCGCGAGCGTGTACGTCACGCGCAAGGGCGGCACCATCACCACCTGCGCCTCCACGACCGGCTTCATGCACGAGTACGACAACCGCTACCTGTGGATGAACCTCAAGCGCATCGTCTCCAGCCACTTCGCCAACTACCGCGAGGCCTACGAGGCCAACCGCCTCATCGACCAGGGCAAGATCCACCCGACCCTGTCGAAGACCTACACCCTCGACGAGGTCGGCCAGGCCTCCCTCGACGTGCACCACAACAAGCACCAGGGCAAGGTCGGCGTGCTCTGCCTCGCGCCCGAGGAGGGCCTCGGCGTGCGCGACCACGAGAAGCGCGCCAAGCACCTCGACGCGATCAACCGCTTCCGCGGCGTCTGA
- the mce gene encoding methylmalonyl-CoA epimerase: MSTPLDLPSHLFTAIDHVGMAVPDLDEAIAFYRDTFGMTLAHEETNEEQGVREAMMAVGDSGSCVQLLAPLSESSTIAKFIDRNGPGCQQIAYRVTDVEQVAAILRERGLRMLYDAPKRGTSDSRINFVHPKDAGGILVEIVEPNPAATH; the protein is encoded by the coding sequence ATGAGCACTCCCCTCGACCTCCCCAGCCACCTGTTCACCGCCATCGACCACGTCGGCATGGCCGTGCCGGACCTCGACGAGGCGATCGCGTTCTACCGCGACACCTTCGGGATGACGCTGGCCCACGAGGAGACCAACGAGGAGCAGGGCGTGCGCGAGGCGATGATGGCCGTCGGCGACTCGGGCTCCTGCGTGCAGCTGCTCGCCCCGCTCTCGGAGTCCTCCACGATCGCGAAGTTCATCGACCGCAACGGCCCGGGCTGCCAGCAGATCGCCTACCGCGTCACCGACGTCGAGCAGGTGGCGGCGATCCTGCGCGAGCGCGGCCTGCGGATGCTCTACGACGCCCCCAAGCGCGGCACCTCCGACAGCCGGATCAACTTCGTGCACCCCAAGGACGCCGGCGGCATCCTGGTCGAGATCGTCGAGCCGAACCCCGCCGCCACTCACTGA
- a CDS encoding acetyl-CoA C-acetyltransferase produces the protein MSGTVIVAGARTPIGRLLGGLKSFSAADLGGIAIKGALEKAGVTGDQVDYLIMGQVILAGAGQNPARAAGLAGGLPASVPSITVNKVCLSGLNAIATADQMIRAGEADVIVAGGMESMTNAPHLLPKSREGFKYGDTSLVDSMAYDALFDQATQQAMGGLTESCNAATDKFTREEQDAFAAASHQKAAEAWKNGVFDDEVVPVSIPQRKGDPVVVSADEGVRGETTAESLGALRPAFAKDGTITAGTSSQISDGACAVVVMSKAKAEELGIEWLAEIGAHGMVAGPDSTLQLQPANATAKACAKEGIEPSSLDLVEFNEAFAAVGIASARALGLPDEKVNVNGGAIALGHPVGMSGARVVLHLALELKRRGGGTGAAALCGGGGQGDALIVRVPKN, from the coding sequence ATGTCCGGAACCGTCATCGTCGCCGGGGCGCGCACCCCGATCGGCCGCCTGCTCGGCGGGCTGAAGAGCTTCTCGGCCGCCGACCTCGGCGGGATCGCCATCAAGGGCGCCCTGGAGAAGGCGGGCGTGACCGGCGACCAGGTCGACTACCTGATCATGGGCCAGGTCATCCTCGCCGGCGCCGGCCAGAACCCCGCCCGGGCCGCCGGCCTGGCCGGTGGGCTGCCTGCCTCGGTGCCCTCGATCACGGTCAACAAGGTGTGCCTGTCGGGCCTGAACGCCATCGCGACGGCCGACCAGATGATCCGCGCGGGCGAGGCCGACGTCATCGTCGCGGGCGGCATGGAGTCGATGACCAACGCCCCGCACCTGCTGCCCAAGTCGCGTGAGGGCTTCAAGTACGGCGACACCTCGCTGGTGGACTCGATGGCCTACGACGCGCTGTTCGACCAGGCCACCCAGCAGGCCATGGGCGGCCTGACCGAGTCCTGCAACGCCGCGACCGACAAGTTCACCCGTGAGGAGCAGGACGCCTTCGCCGCGGCCTCGCACCAGAAGGCCGCCGAGGCCTGGAAGAACGGCGTGTTCGACGACGAGGTCGTCCCCGTCTCCATCCCGCAGCGCAAGGGCGACCCCGTGGTCGTCTCCGCCGACGAGGGCGTGCGCGGCGAGACCACCGCCGAGAGCCTCGGCGCCCTGCGCCCGGCCTTCGCCAAGGACGGCACCATCACCGCCGGCACCTCCTCGCAGATCTCCGACGGCGCCTGCGCCGTGGTCGTGATGAGCAAGGCCAAGGCCGAGGAGCTCGGGATCGAGTGGCTGGCCGAGATCGGCGCGCACGGCATGGTCGCCGGCCCCGACTCCACCCTGCAGCTGCAGCCGGCCAACGCCACCGCGAAGGCCTGCGCCAAGGAGGGCATCGAGCCCTCGTCGCTGGACCTCGTGGAGTTCAACGAGGCCTTCGCCGCGGTCGGCATCGCCTCGGCCCGTGCGCTGGGCCTGCCCGACGAGAAGGTCAACGTCAACGGCGGCGCGATCGCGCTGGGCCACCCCGTGGGCATGTCCGGTGCCCGCGTGGTGCTGCACCTGGCGCTGGAGCTCAAGCGCCGCGGTGGCGGCACCGGTGCGGCCGCGCTGTGCGGCGGCGGTGGCCAGGGCGACGCCCTGATCGTGCGTGTCCCGAAGAACTGA
- the meaB gene encoding methylmalonyl Co-A mutase-associated GTPase MeaB produces MSRRTDPSAVPDLVERARAGQARAVARLVSLVEDESPLLRPVMAALAPHTGRAHVVGLTGAPGVGKSTSTNALIGALRAAGRSVGVLAVDPSSPFSGGALLGDRIRMQEHAADDAVFIRSMASRGHLGGLSFTTPQAVRVLDAAGFDVVLVETVGVGQSEVEVAGLADTTMVLLAPGMGDGIQAAKAGILEVGDLYVVNKADRDGADRLRRDLRAGLALTERAADAWQPPILATVAQTGQGVDEVVEGLEQHRTWLQDTGQLAVRRARRARAEVEAVAVAALRARWDLGDHSALDALAAAVAAGEQDPYAAADALLGE; encoded by the coding sequence GTGTCCCGAAGAACTGACCCCTCGGCGGTCCCGGACCTGGTCGAGCGCGCACGCGCCGGCCAGGCCCGGGCCGTCGCCCGGCTCGTGTCGCTGGTCGAGGACGAGTCGCCCCTGCTGCGGCCGGTGATGGCGGCGCTCGCGCCGCACACCGGCCGGGCGCACGTCGTCGGGCTCACCGGCGCGCCCGGCGTCGGGAAGTCCACCTCGACCAACGCGCTCATCGGCGCGCTGCGCGCGGCCGGTCGCTCGGTCGGTGTGCTGGCCGTCGACCCGTCCTCGCCGTTCTCCGGCGGGGCGCTGCTCGGTGACCGGATCCGGATGCAGGAGCACGCCGCCGACGACGCGGTCTTCATCCGCTCCATGGCCTCCCGGGGCCATCTGGGCGGGCTCTCGTTCACCACGCCCCAGGCCGTCCGGGTCCTCGACGCGGCCGGCTTCGACGTCGTGCTGGTCGAGACCGTGGGGGTGGGGCAGAGCGAGGTCGAGGTCGCCGGCCTGGCCGACACCACGATGGTGCTGCTCGCCCCCGGCATGGGCGACGGCATCCAGGCCGCGAAGGCCGGCATCCTCGAGGTCGGTGACCTCTACGTCGTCAATAAGGCCGACCGCGACGGTGCCGACCGCCTGCGCCGCGACCTGCGGGCCGGGCTCGCGCTCACCGAGCGGGCCGCCGACGCCTGGCAGCCGCCCATCCTCGCCACCGTCGCCCAGACCGGCCAGGGGGTCGACGAGGTCGTCGAGGGCCTCGAGCAGCACCGCACCTGGCTCCAGGACACCGGCCAGCTGGCGGTGCGACGCGCCCGTCGGGCCCGTGCCGAGGTCGAGGCCGTCGCCGTGGCCGCCCTGCGCGCACGCTGGGACCTGGGGGACCACTCCGCCCTGGACGCCCTGGCAGCCGCGGTGGCCGCCGGGGAGCAGGACCCCTACGCCGCTGCGGACGCACTGCTGGGGGAGTAG
- a CDS encoding acetyl-CoA hydrolase/transferase C-terminal domain-containing protein, translating into MDLRTLLAGLPEDPRVVATGNHATPWHLLGLVDESLASYRLWVLNAQRGIPDRDGVTYETPFVGPGMRRSPRLRYTPSRLSLVPRLFVTTQQPDLVLLHTTRPRDGRVSLGTEVNVLPAAIEAARPRGGRVVAQVSDRVPWTYGDSQLDVGSIDVLVEADEPVTPVPPSAIDAEAAAIGAQVAARVGDGATLQAGIGAVPDAALRGLTGRRGLRVWTEMFCDSVLALEQAGALDPDVPVQASFLFGSPELLAWVDRNPRVRMIRTETANDPGLIARNPGMTSINTALQVDLFGQANASRINARIHSGFGGQTDFIVGALHSRGGQALMALRSWHPKADCSTIVPMVDEPVTSFQVSAVLTEQGAAELAGHDERTQARHLIEHAAHPRVREELWEEAGALGLSDRV; encoded by the coding sequence GTGGACCTGCGCACCCTGCTGGCCGGCCTGCCCGAGGACCCTCGGGTGGTCGCGACCGGCAACCATGCCACCCCGTGGCACCTGCTCGGCCTCGTCGACGAGTCGCTGGCGTCGTACCGGCTGTGGGTGCTCAACGCCCAACGGGGCATCCCCGACAGGGACGGGGTGACCTACGAGACGCCGTTCGTCGGGCCGGGCATGCGCCGCAGCCCACGGCTGCGCTACACCCCGTCGCGGCTCTCGCTGGTCCCACGGCTCTTCGTCACCACCCAGCAGCCGGACCTGGTGCTGCTGCACACCACCCGGCCGCGGGACGGGAGGGTCTCGCTCGGCACGGAGGTCAACGTGCTGCCGGCCGCGATCGAGGCGGCGCGCCCCCGGGGCGGGCGGGTGGTGGCGCAGGTGAGCGACCGCGTCCCCTGGACGTACGGCGACAGCCAGCTGGACGTGGGGTCGATCGACGTCCTGGTGGAGGCCGACGAGCCCGTGACGCCGGTGCCGCCGAGCGCGATCGACGCGGAGGCTGCGGCCATCGGCGCCCAGGTCGCGGCCCGGGTCGGCGACGGGGCGACCCTGCAGGCCGGCATCGGTGCGGTGCCCGACGCCGCCCTGCGCGGGCTGACCGGCCGGCGGGGGCTGCGGGTGTGGACCGAGATGTTCTGCGACTCGGTCCTCGCGCTGGAGCAGGCGGGCGCCCTGGACCCGGACGTGCCGGTGCAGGCGTCGTTCCTCTTCGGCTCGCCCGAGCTGCTGGCCTGGGTCGACCGCAACCCGCGGGTGCGGATGATCCGCACCGAGACCGCCAACGACCCCGGCCTGATCGCGCGCAACCCGGGCATGACCAGCATCAACACCGCGTTGCAGGTCGACCTCTTCGGCCAGGCCAACGCCTCGCGGATCAACGCGCGCATCCACTCCGGCTTCGGCGGTCAGACCGACTTCATCGTGGGGGCGCTGCACAGCCGGGGCGGGCAGGCCCTGATGGCGCTGCGCTCGTGGCACCCCAAGGCCGACTGCTCGACGATCGTGCCGATGGTCGACGAGCCGGTCACCTCCTTCCAGGTCAGCGCGGTGCTCACCGAGCAGGGAGCCGCCGAGCTCGCCGGCCACGACGAGCGGACCCAGGCCCGGCACCTCATCGAGCACGCCGCCCACCCACGGGTCCGTGAGGAGCTGTGGGAGGAGGCGGGGGCGCTGGGTCTCTCCGACCGCGTGTGA
- a CDS encoding co-chaperone YbbN, with the protein MTQQPFSRPGAIDLSALKKPAPSATPSAAGRPGGGAGGGAGGGAGGQGGSAYSVMVTEENFQQVVESSMTAPVLLAFYSASRLPESEQMAEDLAAAVEGHEGRFLAALVDVDATPAIAQAVQLQSIPYLMAVLDGRPQPIAQDVLGPEEISGLLDQLAQQLTAGGVTGRHQPRAAAPAAEEGEEPAMDPRYAPAQDALAAGDVDRAVEEYQKLVSANPADAEAVAGLAMAKVLQRTQGVDLHEARAAAAAAPDDVEAQTLCADLDMLGGHVEDAFVRLVELVRRTSDKERERARDHLLGLFAAVGNDDPRVLNGRRALASALF; encoded by the coding sequence ATGACGCAGCAGCCGTTCTCCCGCCCCGGTGCCATCGACCTCTCGGCGCTGAAGAAGCCGGCCCCGTCAGCGACCCCGTCCGCCGCCGGCCGGCCCGGCGGAGGGGCCGGCGGAGGGGCCGGCGGTGGTGCCGGTGGTCAGGGCGGCTCGGCGTACTCCGTCATGGTCACCGAGGAGAACTTCCAGCAGGTCGTCGAGTCCTCGATGACCGCGCCGGTGCTGCTGGCCTTCTACTCCGCCAGCCGGCTGCCGGAGAGCGAGCAGATGGCCGAGGACCTCGCCGCTGCGGTCGAGGGCCACGAGGGCCGCTTCCTCGCGGCGCTGGTCGACGTCGACGCCACGCCGGCGATCGCGCAGGCCGTGCAGCTGCAGTCGATCCCGTACCTCATGGCCGTGCTCGACGGCCGTCCGCAGCCGATCGCCCAGGACGTGCTCGGGCCCGAGGAGATCAGCGGCCTGCTCGACCAGCTGGCCCAGCAGCTGACCGCCGGCGGCGTCACCGGTCGGCACCAGCCCCGTGCCGCGGCCCCCGCCGCGGAGGAGGGCGAGGAGCCGGCCATGGACCCGCGCTACGCGCCGGCCCAGGACGCGCTGGCCGCGGGCGACGTCGACCGCGCGGTCGAGGAGTACCAGAAGCTGGTCTCGGCCAACCCCGCCGACGCGGAGGCGGTCGCCGGCCTGGCGATGGCCAAGGTCCTGCAGCGGACGCAGGGGGTGGACCTGCACGAGGCTCGGGCCGCGGCGGCCGCCGCCCCTGACGACGTGGAGGCCCAGACGCTGTGCGCCGACCTCGACATGCTCGGCGGGCACGTCGAGGACGCGTTCGTGCGGCTCGTCGAGCTCGTGCGGCGTACGTCGGACAAGGAGCGCGAGCGCGCCCGCGACCACCTGCTGGGCCTCTTCGCCGCGGTCGGCAACGACGACCCGCGGGTCCTCAACGGTCGTCGGGCGCTGGCCTCGGCCCTGTTCTGA
- a CDS encoding EI24 domain-containing protein produces the protein MRGPGYLLRGLGLWRTRPRLMLLGVLPALLVAVVVLAALVGLLLTVGDLVAWATPFADDWAEALRGLLRLGLAVVVVLAFVVLASVTFTGLTLAVGDPFYARIWAETERMLGGEVPGSGPGFWRSAADGLVLAATGLAVGLGVVVLGLLPVVGAVAGVALGLLVSGWLLAGELLARPLEARGMDRAARAEVLRRDRGAVLGFGVATQLCFLVPLGAVAVMPAAVAGATMLARDLLDRPGRAPEWAA, from the coding sequence GTGCGCGGCCCGGGGTACCTCCTGCGCGGTCTGGGCCTGTGGCGCACGCGCCCGCGGCTGATGCTGCTCGGGGTGCTGCCGGCCCTGCTGGTGGCGGTCGTCGTGCTGGCGGCGCTGGTGGGGCTGCTGCTCACCGTGGGTGACCTGGTCGCCTGGGCCACCCCCTTCGCCGACGACTGGGCCGAGGCGCTGCGCGGGCTGCTGCGGCTCGGGCTCGCGGTCGTGGTGGTGCTGGCGTTCGTGGTGCTGGCGTCGGTCACCTTCACCGGGCTGACCCTGGCGGTGGGCGACCCGTTCTACGCCCGGATCTGGGCCGAGACCGAGCGGATGCTGGGCGGCGAGGTGCCGGGCTCCGGTCCGGGCTTCTGGCGCTCGGCCGCCGACGGCCTGGTCCTCGCCGCGACCGGCCTGGCGGTGGGCCTGGGGGTGGTGGTGCTCGGGCTGCTCCCGGTGGTGGGCGCCGTGGCCGGTGTCGCGCTGGGCCTCCTGGTGTCGGGGTGGTTGCTGGCCGGTGAGCTGCTCGCGCGACCGTTGGAGGCGCGCGGGATGGACCGGGCGGCCCGCGCGGAGGTGCTGCGCCGCGACCGGGGCGCGGTGCTCGGCTTCGGTGTCGCCACCCAGCTGTGCTTCCTCGTGCCGCTCGGCGCCGTCGCAGTCATGCCTGCCGCGGTCGCCGGCGCCACGATGCTGGCCCGCGACCTGCTCGACCGGCCGGGTCGTGCCCCTGAGTGGGCGGCATAG
- a CDS encoding LysR substrate-binding domain-containing protein, with product MLNLDALTALRAVSEHGSVSAAATSLGFTPSAVSQQVKRLERQTGVALLERVGRGVILTGAGRHLVDEGGRLLTDLERLESGLHRLSGDVTGHVRLAAFSTAMRGLVAPRLGELRLRHPELTFSLTETEPWDTVETVAAGRLDIGVVHSWGDVPLHVPDHLERTVVARDVADVVVREDHPLAGRGRVTPADLVEEGWIATPEGTICRQWLHRMYVGTGRSPRIAHESLEYDSHLALVRAGLGIALVPRLGRSRIEPPLTTVAAADPVPTREVVAVHRRSMAASPALQAVLAALTG from the coding sequence GTGCTCAACCTCGATGCCCTCACCGCCCTGCGCGCCGTCTCCGAGCACGGCTCGGTCAGCGCCGCCGCCACGTCGCTGGGGTTCACGCCCAGCGCGGTCAGCCAGCAGGTGAAGCGTCTCGAGCGGCAGACCGGCGTCGCCCTGCTCGAGCGGGTCGGCCGCGGCGTCATCCTCACCGGCGCCGGGCGCCACCTCGTCGACGAGGGCGGCCGGCTGCTGACCGACCTCGAGCGCCTGGAGAGCGGCCTGCACCGGCTCTCCGGCGACGTCACCGGGCACGTGCGGCTCGCGGCCTTCTCGACCGCGATGCGCGGACTGGTCGCCCCCCGCCTGGGCGAGCTGCGGCTGCGTCACCCCGAGCTCACCTTCTCCCTGACCGAGACCGAGCCCTGGGACACCGTGGAGACGGTGGCCGCCGGCCGCCTCGACATCGGCGTCGTGCACTCCTGGGGCGACGTGCCCCTGCACGTCCCGGACCACCTCGAGCGCACGGTGGTGGCCCGTGACGTGGCCGACGTGGTCGTGCGTGAGGACCACCCGTTGGCGGGCCGGGGGCGGGTGACCCCGGCCGACCTGGTCGAGGAGGGCTGGATCGCGACGCCCGAGGGGACCATCTGCCGCCAGTGGCTGCACCGGATGTACGTCGGCACCGGCCGCAGCCCGCGGATCGCGCACGAGTCCCTGGAGTACGACTCCCACCTCGCCCTGGTGCGCGCCGGGCTCGGCATCGCACTGGTCCCCCGGCTGGGCCGCTCGCGCATCGAGCCGCCGCTCACCACCGTGGCGGCCGCCGACCCGGTCCCCACCCGGGAGGTCGTCGCGGTCCACCGACGGTCGATGGCCGCCTCCCCCGCCCTCCAGGCCGTGCTGGCGGCGCTGACCGGCTGA
- a CDS encoding NUDIX hydrolase: MSQQPTTRQSTVADGVARLVWPPGEPIDNVRREVARALVSHARVEAHVDPDDTEGQRIATWAGMLREGVMRGVTVDGTPMDRIVYARLATDRPVDEPGSFRALLNSFLPRKRAISQMLVRDTDDRVLLCQLTYKTDWDLPGGVVEVGESPHEAVAREVEEELALALPAGRLLLTDWLPPWGGWDDALCLVFDGGAHDPGLLDQVVKQAREIRSARFCTLDEVDELCADFTARRVRAALATLAGEGSAYTESGR; encoded by the coding sequence ATGAGCCAGCAGCCGACGACGAGGCAGAGCACCGTCGCCGACGGGGTGGCCCGTCTGGTGTGGCCCCCCGGGGAGCCCATCGACAACGTCCGTCGCGAGGTGGCGCGAGCCCTGGTCTCGCACGCCAGGGTCGAGGCGCACGTCGACCCCGACGACACCGAGGGCCAGCGGATCGCCACCTGGGCGGGAATGCTGCGCGAGGGGGTGATGCGCGGCGTCACGGTCGACGGCACGCCGATGGACCGGATCGTCTACGCGCGGCTGGCGACCGACCGCCCCGTCGACGAGCCGGGCTCCTTCCGGGCGCTGCTCAACTCCTTCCTGCCGCGCAAGCGCGCCATCTCCCAGATGCTGGTGCGCGACACCGACGACCGGGTGCTGCTGTGCCAGCTGACCTACAAGACCGACTGGGACCTCCCGGGCGGTGTCGTGGAGGTCGGCGAGTCGCCGCACGAGGCCGTGGCCCGGGAGGTCGAGGAGGAGCTGGCCCTGGCCCTGCCCGCGGGACGCCTGCTGCTCACCGACTGGCTCCCGCCGTGGGGCGGCTGGGACGACGCGCTCTGCCTGGTCTTCGACGGCGGTGCCCACGACCCGGGCCTGCTCGACCAGGTGGTCAAGCAGGCCCGCGAGATCCGCTCAGCGCGCTTCTGCACCCTCGACGAGGTCGACGAGCTCTGCGCCGACTTCACCGCGCGGCGCGTCCGTGCCGCGCTCGCGACCCTGGCCGGCGAGGGCTCGGCCTACACCGAGAGCGGGCGCTGA